A DNA window from Gasterosteus aculeatus chromosome 16, fGasAcu3.hap1.1, whole genome shotgun sequence contains the following coding sequences:
- the sucla2 gene encoding succinate--CoA ligase [ADP-forming] subunit beta, mitochondrial, which yields MRVSYSTEEGDMATSLICGRLTASLRNPGARNTLSSASKVLGGSSGLFGGHVSQLLQQQQQRNLSLHEYMSIGLLKEAGIAVPHGMVASSPEEAYSVAKQIASKDLVVKAQVLAGGRGKGTFEGGLKGGVRIVYSPEEARDISSQMIGQKLYTKQTGEAGRICNQVFICERRYPRREYYFAITMERSYQGPVLIGSSQGGVNIEDVAAESPDAIVKEPIDIVEGIKMEQAVKVAQEMGFPPALVNEAAENMIKLYNLFIKYDASMVEINPMVEDASGIVMCMDAKINFDSNSEYRQKMVFGMRDWSQEDPRDQQAAKADLNYIGLDGTIGCLVNGAGLAMATMDIIKLHGGTPANFLDVGGGATAHQVTEAFKLITSDKKVQAILVNIFGGIMRCDVIAQGIIVAVQELDLKIPIVVRLQGTRVDDAKALIAASPLKILACDDLDEAAKMVVKLSEIVSLAKEAQVDITFQLPI from the exons ATGCGCGTCAGTTACTCCACTGAAGAGGGAGACATGGCGACGTCCCTGATCTGCGGCCGTCTGACGGCTAGCCTGAGAAACCCAGGGGCCAGAAACACTCTCAGCTCCGCTTCcaag GTTCTCGGTGGATCCTCGGGTCTTTTTGGAGGCCATGTGTcccagctcctgcagcagcagcagcagaggaacctCTCCCTGCACGAGTACATGAGCATCGGGTTGCTGAAGGAGGCCGGCATCGCTGTGCCGCACGGCATGGTGGCCAGCTCCCCGGAGGAGGCCTACTCTGTGGCCAAGCAGATCG cttcaAAGGACCTGGTGGTGAAAGCTCAGGTGTTGGCTGGTGGCAGAGGAAAGGGGACGTTTGAGGGCGGACTGAAGGGAGGAGTGAGGATCGTCTACTC GCCAGAAGAGGCCCGGGACATCTCCTCCCAGATGATCGGTCAAAAGCTGTACACCAAGCAGACCGGCGAGGCCGGTCGGATCTGCAACCAGGTGTTCATCTGCGAACGCAGGTACCCGCGCAGAGAGTACTACTTTGCCATCACCATGGAGAGGTCCTACCAG GGCCCCGTGTTAATTGGCAGCTCGCAGGGGGGCGTGAACATCGAAGACGTTGCTGCCGAAAGCCCCGACGCCATTGTGAAGGAGCCCATCGACATTGTGGAGGGCATTAAGATGGAGCAGGCTGTCAAG GTAGCTCAGGAGATGGGCTTCCCCCCGGCGCTGGTGAACGAGGCTGCAGAGAACATGATCAAACTGTACAACCTCTTCATCAAGTACGACGCCTCCATGGTCGAGATCAACCCTATGGTGGAGGACGCCTCTGGAATCg TGATGTGCATGGACGCCAAGATCAACTTTGACTCCAACTCAGAGTACCGTCAGAAGATGGTGTTCGGCATGCGGGACTGGAGCCAGGAGGATCCCCGGGACCAGCAGGCTGCCAAGGCCGACCTCAACTACATCGGCCTGGATGGAACCATCGGCTGTCTGG TTAACGGTGCGGGTCTGGCCATGGCCACCATGGACATCATCAAGCTCCACGGCGGCACACCTGCCAACTTCCTGGATGTTGGAGGAGGAGCCACAGCTCATCAGGTGACCGAGGCCTTCAAGCTCATCACCTCCGACAAAAAG GTTCAGGCCATCCTGGTCAACATCTTCGGAGGGATCATGAGGTGTGACGTCATCGCCCAGGGCATCATCGTAGCTGTGCAAGAACTGGACCTCAAGATCCCCATCGTAGTGCGGTTAcaag GGACCCGAGTGGACGATGCCAAAGCTCTGATCGCTGCCAGTCCGCTGAAGATCCTGGCCTGTGACGACCTGGACGAGGCCGCCAAAATG gttGTGAAGCTTTCTGAGATCGTCTCGCTGGCCAAGGAGGCTCAAGTGGACATCACCTTCCAGCTGCCCATCTAA